The Methylomonas koyamae genome has a segment encoding these proteins:
- a CDS encoding transglutaminase TgpA family protein: MNGQPSPRLLWFMSGSIGLITLPHAWHMPPLLIGFFGLMWLWRLLAISRPAWLPNRLGLFALTLAGIGLAYSQHRGVFGRDAGTGLFVVALGLKLLEIHGKRDVYVIVYLAFLVAATQFLYEESILMALYILLVCTVLLATLVTQNSVSPQTVPALKTAATLIVQALPITAVLFVLFPRLEAPRWSWLDADNQAKSGLSDTLEPGSIAELSLSAELVFRVKFDGDLPPPGQRYWRGPVYTLFDGSAWKAAPALFRAANPDQPVFDGKAYDYTLMMEPQKQNWVFALELPSAFPAGLRRNELYQLTTNKNPGDRAEYRISSVPSYNTGGINPAERRESLQLPGKPSERIRSLIAQLRGAEASPEALIANLLQHFHRENFRYTLNPEPMPERQVETFLFERRAGFCSHYATAFVYLLRAAEIPARVVGGYQGGRFNTVGGFLEIRQADAHAWAEVWLDGKGWVRFDPTAAIAPERIEQGVNVDLQIASGAANFSPIQFDAKTLTWLQRSQQLWQNVDYQWQRWVINYDTDNQKALLQNLGIDDFVKLGYWLLLSVGGFSGLLAWRLLRPNRRRRDPVLQAYRQFCGKLRKAGVDFGPGDGPQTLAQRAKAVRPDLADTIERIVAVFIRLRYEPSAEAGDLRVLKTLIGSLRV, from the coding sequence GTGAACGGCCAGCCTTCGCCGCGGCTGTTATGGTTCATGTCGGGTTCGATAGGCTTGATCACATTGCCGCACGCCTGGCATATGCCGCCGCTGCTGATAGGCTTTTTCGGCCTGATGTGGCTGTGGCGGCTGCTGGCGATTAGCCGGCCGGCCTGGTTGCCGAACCGGTTGGGATTGTTTGCGTTGACGCTGGCCGGTATCGGCTTGGCCTACAGCCAACATCGCGGCGTGTTCGGCCGCGATGCCGGTACCGGCTTGTTTGTCGTGGCCTTGGGGCTGAAATTACTCGAAATTCACGGCAAACGCGACGTCTACGTCATCGTTTATCTGGCCTTCCTTGTCGCGGCGACGCAGTTTTTGTACGAAGAAAGCATCTTGATGGCGCTTTACATCCTGCTGGTCTGCACCGTGCTGTTAGCGACGCTGGTCACTCAAAACAGCGTTTCGCCGCAAACCGTTCCGGCCCTGAAAACCGCCGCGACACTGATCGTGCAAGCCCTGCCGATCACGGCTGTGTTGTTTGTGCTGTTCCCCAGGCTGGAAGCGCCGCGCTGGAGTTGGCTGGATGCCGACAATCAGGCCAAAAGCGGCTTGAGCGATACGCTGGAACCCGGTTCGATTGCCGAATTGAGCTTGTCGGCGGAATTGGTATTTCGGGTCAAGTTCGACGGGGATCTGCCGCCGCCGGGCCAGCGCTATTGGCGCGGCCCGGTTTACACCCTTTTCGACGGTTCGGCGTGGAAGGCAGCACCGGCCTTGTTCCGAGCGGCCAACCCCGACCAACCGGTATTCGACGGCAAGGCTTACGATTACACGCTGATGATGGAGCCACAAAAACAAAATTGGGTGTTTGCGTTGGAACTGCCCAGCGCATTCCCCGCCGGCTTGCGCCGCAACGAGTTGTACCAATTAACCACGAATAAAAATCCCGGCGACCGCGCCGAATATCGAATTTCTTCGGTGCCGTCCTACAATACCGGCGGCATCAACCCGGCGGAGCGGCGGGAAAGCCTGCAATTGCCCGGCAAACCTTCCGAACGGATTCGCAGTCTGATCGCCCAGTTACGCGGTGCGGAGGCATCGCCCGAGGCGTTGATCGCTAATCTGTTGCAGCACTTCCACCGCGAGAATTTTCGCTACACCTTGAATCCGGAGCCGATGCCGGAGCGCCAGGTCGAAACTTTTCTGTTCGAACGCCGCGCCGGTTTTTGCAGCCATTACGCCACGGCTTTCGTTTATCTGCTGCGAGCCGCCGAAATTCCGGCGCGTGTGGTCGGCGGTTACCAAGGCGGCCGCTTCAACACAGTGGGCGGTTTTCTGGAAATTCGCCAAGCCGACGCCCATGCCTGGGCCGAAGTCTGGTTGGACGGGAAGGGCTGGGTGCGTTTTGACCCGACCGCCGCGATTGCGCCGGAACGCATCGAGCAAGGAGTCAACGTCGATTTGCAGATCGCCAGCGGCGCCGCCAATTTCAGCCCGATCCAGTTCGACGCCAAGACCTTGACCTGGCTGCAACGCAGCCAACAGCTATGGCAGAACGTCGATTACCAATGGCAGCGCTGGGTCATCAATTACGATACCGATAACCAAAAGGCCTTGTTGCAAAACTTAGGAATCGACGATTTCGTCAAGCTCGGTTATTGGCTGTTGCTCAGCGTGGGCGGGTTCAGCGGCTTACTGGCCTGGCGTTTGTTGCGGCCCAACCGGCGCCGGCGCGATCCGGTGTTGCAGGCCTACCGCCAATTTTGCGGCAAACTGCGCAAGGCCGGCGTCGATTTCGGCCCCGGCGACGGTCCGCAAACGTT
- a CDS encoding DUF58 domain-containing protein, with the protein MPTQRGLAFVLLIVLLLLVGFVYSNNLAYLLGFLLASIFFVAILHSFKSLAGLTVRAGRQPAVFAGQAGAFNFQIGNPGRHSRYAVHLALQSELAIGLAPAETRTATLYQTTARRGWLQPQTLTVSSLYPLGLFRAWAPLRFDNPLLVYPKPAKRQLPFPESGDGQVAQGLSRRQGDEFYGLRPYQRGDAIRQIHWKTFAKGQGVFSKQYAGAGSSELWLDYQQAPGHNSEERLSQLCRWIVDAEKAGLRYGLVLPNLRVPPDTGAAHYRQCLQALALF; encoded by the coding sequence TTGCCGACCCAGCGCGGCTTAGCCTTCGTGCTATTGATCGTGTTGCTGCTACTGGTCGGCTTCGTCTACAGCAACAATCTGGCCTATTTGTTGGGATTTTTATTGGCCAGCATCTTTTTCGTCGCGATTTTGCACAGCTTCAAATCCCTGGCCGGCTTGACCGTCAGAGCCGGCCGTCAACCCGCCGTGTTTGCCGGCCAAGCCGGCGCCTTTAATTTTCAAATCGGCAATCCCGGCCGCCACAGCCGTTATGCGGTGCACTTGGCACTGCAGAGCGAGCTGGCCATCGGTTTGGCGCCGGCCGAAACCCGAACCGCTACGCTCTACCAGACGACGGCGCGGCGCGGCTGGCTGCAACCGCAGACTCTGACCGTTTCCAGCTTGTACCCGCTGGGGCTGTTTAGAGCCTGGGCGCCGCTGCGTTTCGACAACCCGTTGCTGGTCTACCCCAAACCGGCCAAGCGGCAACTGCCGTTTCCGGAAAGCGGCGACGGCCAAGTCGCCCAGGGACTGAGCCGGCGCCAGGGCGACGAATTTTACGGCTTGCGCCCCTACCAACGCGGCGATGCGATCCGGCAAATCCATTGGAAGACCTTCGCCAAAGGCCAGGGCGTGTTCAGCAAGCAATATGCCGGCGCCGGATCGAGCGAATTGTGGCTGGATTATCAACAGGCGCCGGGACACAACAGCGAGGAACGCCTGAGCCAACTCTGCCGCTGGATCGTCGATGCGGAAAAGGCCGGATTGCGTTACGGCCTGGTTCTGCCCAATCTGCGCGTGCCGCCGGACACCGGGGCCGCCCATTACCGCCAATGCCTGCAAGCCCTGGCGCTGTTTTGA